One window from the genome of Streptomyces sp. WZ-12 encodes:
- a CDS encoding MFS transporter: MTPPHMVGARLRHGRIALALSFFVQGAVFALLVTRIPAVQVRYGISDALLPAFLAAVPVLAGVGSVATEHLVRRVRPGTVLRSVQPVVCLALLAVGAVGSLAQVAVALAVFGLMVGALDASMNMLGVSLQRAYGRSIMLGFHAAYSLGGIVGASLAWVGAHGRLSLVLLYGPVVAVFVPLALVIGRWFVDGDDGRVADGGGEVGGAAITAPVAMRLLLPLCLVMTFAYIGDSTVSNWSAKYLQDVLGSSEQLSTVPYNVYMVMALLGRAVGDLGVRRFGPVAVVRTGTVVAAAGFVVVATAPGAWVGMVGFTLLGLGLCVIVPQTFAAAGRYAVERHGPGASDATIARLNIFNYVGFLIGSPLVGALGDAWSYRGAMLVPMALVLVTLVYARSFGASSAGYGDDHERPRTTDVGRGSNGL; this comes from the coding sequence ATGACGCCCCCTCACATGGTGGGAGCGCGGCTGCGGCACGGCCGGATCGCGCTCGCCCTCAGCTTCTTCGTCCAGGGGGCGGTCTTCGCCCTGCTCGTGACCCGGATACCGGCGGTGCAGGTGCGCTACGGGATCTCGGACGCGCTGCTGCCGGCCTTCCTGGCGGCCGTTCCGGTGCTCGCCGGCGTCGGCAGCGTCGCCACCGAGCATCTGGTGAGGCGGGTGCGGCCCGGCACGGTGTTGCGCAGTGTGCAGCCCGTGGTGTGCCTGGCGCTGCTGGCCGTCGGCGCGGTCGGCTCGCTGGCCCAAGTGGCCGTGGCACTGGCCGTGTTCGGGCTGATGGTCGGGGCCCTGGACGCGTCGATGAACATGCTCGGGGTGAGCCTCCAACGGGCGTACGGCCGCAGCATCATGCTCGGCTTCCACGCCGCGTACAGCCTCGGCGGGATCGTCGGGGCCTCGCTGGCGTGGGTGGGAGCGCACGGGAGGCTGTCGTTGGTGCTGCTGTACGGGCCGGTGGTCGCGGTCTTCGTGCCGTTGGCGCTGGTCATCGGCCGGTGGTTCGTCGACGGGGACGATGGGCGGGTGGCGGACGGGGGCGGTGAGGTCGGTGGGGCGGCGATCACGGCGCCGGTGGCCATGCGGCTGTTGTTGCCGCTGTGCCTGGTGATGACGTTTGCGTACATCGGGGACTCGACGGTCTCCAACTGGAGCGCGAAGTACCTCCAGGACGTGCTGGGCAGCTCCGAGCAGTTGTCGACCGTCCCGTACAACGTCTACATGGTGATGGCGTTGCTCGGGCGGGCCGTGGGGGACCTGGGGGTGCGGCGCTTCGGGCCGGTCGCGGTGGTGCGGACCGGGACGGTGGTCGCGGCGGCCGGCTTCGTCGTGGTGGCGACGGCGCCGGGGGCCTGGGTGGGGATGGTGGGCTTCACCTTGCTGGGGCTCGGGCTGTGCGTGATCGTGCCGCAGACCTTCGCGGCGGCCGGGCGGTACGCGGTCGAACGGCACGGCCCGGGGGCTTCGGACGCGACCATCGCGCGACTGAACATCTTCAACTACGTTGGTTTTCTGATCGGTTCGCCGCTGGTGGGGGCGCTGGGGGACGCCTGGAGCTATCGCGGCGCGATGCTGGTGCCGATGGCCCTGGTCCTGGTGACGTTGGTGTACGCCCGCTCGTTCGGCGCGTCGTCGGCCGGATACGGTGACGACCATGAGCGGCCGCGCACGACTGATGTGGGACGAGGCAGTAACGGGCTATGA
- a CDS encoding acetoin utilization protein AcuC yields the protein MSGRARLMWDEAVTGYDFGPGHPMDPVRLALTMRLVEAYGLHQGPLEVVAAKPAGDSTLRLVHRADYVEAVRRASVDPDSADVAYGLGTMDDPAFRGMHEASALIAGQSVGAAEAVWRGEARHAVNFAGGLHHAMPGGAAGFCIYNDAALAVARLLELGAERVAYVDVDVHHGDGVQAAFWEDPRVLTISLHEHPRTLFPQTGWPEETGGEGAEGSAVNVALPAGTGDAGWLRAFHAVVPELLAAFRPQVLVTQHGADTHFEDPLAHLAVSLDAQRAVAESCHALAHEHAEGRWVALGGGGYEVVEVVPRSWTHLVAIAGHRPIDPASEVPEEWRHEVFRRTRQLAPRRMTDGRAPQWRDFVDGGYDPADRLDQAVLATRRAVFPSHGLLP from the coding sequence ATGAGCGGCCGCGCACGACTGATGTGGGACGAGGCAGTAACGGGCTATGACTTCGGGCCGGGGCATCCGATGGACCCCGTCCGACTCGCCCTGACGATGCGCCTGGTGGAGGCGTACGGGCTCCACCAGGGGCCGTTGGAGGTGGTGGCCGCCAAGCCGGCCGGTGACTCCACGCTGCGGCTGGTGCACCGGGCCGACTACGTCGAGGCGGTCCGCCGGGCCTCCGTCGACCCGGATTCCGCGGACGTCGCCTACGGGTTGGGGACCATGGACGACCCGGCGTTCCGGGGGATGCACGAGGCGTCGGCGCTGATCGCCGGGCAGTCGGTGGGCGCCGCGGAGGCCGTCTGGCGCGGGGAGGCGCGTCACGCGGTGAACTTCGCGGGCGGGCTGCACCACGCGATGCCCGGGGGCGCGGCGGGCTTCTGCATCTACAACGACGCGGCGCTGGCCGTCGCCCGGCTGTTGGAGTTGGGTGCCGAGCGGGTGGCGTACGTGGACGTGGATGTGCACCACGGAGACGGCGTCCAGGCGGCCTTCTGGGAGGACCCGCGGGTGCTGACGATCTCGCTGCACGAGCATCCGCGGACACTGTTCCCGCAGACCGGGTGGCCGGAAGAGACCGGCGGCGAGGGCGCCGAGGGCAGCGCGGTGAACGTGGCGCTGCCGGCCGGGACGGGTGACGCGGGCTGGCTGCGGGCCTTCCACGCGGTGGTGCCGGAGCTGCTGGCCGCGTTCCGCCCCCAGGTGCTCGTCACCCAACACGGCGCCGACACCCACTTCGAGGACCCGTTGGCGCACCTGGCGGTGAGCCTGGACGCGCAGCGGGCGGTGGCCGAGTCCTGCCACGCCCTGGCGCACGAGCACGCGGAGGGGCGGTGGGTCGCCCTCGGGGGCGGCGGCTACGAGGTGGTGGAGGTGGTGCCGCGTAGCTGGACGCATCTGGTGGCGATCGCCGGACACCGGCCGATCGACCCGGCGTCGGAGGTGCCGGAGGAGTGGCGGCACGAAGTCTTCCGCCGGACGCGGCAGTTGGCGCCGCGCCGGATGACGGACGGGCGCGCGCCGCAGTGGCGGGATTTCGTCGACGGCGGCTACGACCCGGCCGACCGGCTCGACCAGGCGGTGTTGGCGACCCGGCGGGCGGTCTTCCCGTCGCACGGGTTGCTGCCGTGA
- a CDS encoding phosphatase: MLGTGVLRAYLIEARLAGTIATTREQSLRRYRLFAARDPRVLLGLEPEREWSFGEVLRLMGQECGISDDPSHTSGPDVIEPDRTIAALDAFADRIGAAAGRRVPVLLGTGHPHRLLDFYAALADALSAAGCPVLTPAYGHRIDMATRFGVRTRVLDYVGGVALMREPGAGGALVAGGVHTHSPLPVRTALGVAAASCGRLPGLVIGDHGWVCGAGQLGIEAIGLADADDPAPFVGRAEGRLSAVVPLDDAAPSARYRPLIHYVLNKACLSR, from the coding sequence GTGTTGGGAACCGGGGTGTTGCGGGCGTATCTGATCGAGGCGCGGCTCGCGGGGACGATCGCGACCACGCGGGAGCAGAGCCTGCGGCGGTACCGGCTGTTCGCGGCCCGCGACCCCCGGGTGCTGCTGGGGCTTGAGCCGGAGCGGGAGTGGTCCTTCGGTGAGGTACTGCGACTGATGGGGCAGGAGTGCGGGATTTCGGACGATCCATCGCACACTTCCGGCCCGGATGTGATCGAACCCGACCGCACCATCGCCGCGTTGGACGCCTTCGCGGATCGGATCGGCGCGGCCGCCGGGCGTCGGGTCCCGGTGCTGCTGGGTACCGGCCATCCGCACCGGCTGTTGGACTTCTACGCCGCCCTCGCAGACGCCCTCTCGGCGGCGGGCTGCCCCGTCCTCACTCCGGCGTATGGCCACCGTATCGACATGGCGACCCGGTTCGGGGTACGCACTCGGGTTCTCGACTACGTAGGGGGAGTCGCGCTGATGCGCGAACCCGGCGCGGGGGGCGCGCTGGTCGCGGGGGGCGTGCACACTCATTCCCCCCTGCCGGTGCGGACCGCTTTAGGGGTGGCGGCGGCGTCCTGCGGGCGGCTCCCGGGGCTGGTCATCGGGGACCACGGTTGGGTCTGCGGAGCAGGTCAGCTGGGCATCGAGGCGATCGGACTGGCCGATGCCGACGACCCCGCGCCGTTCGTCGGACGGGCCGAGGGACGGCTCTCCGCGGTGGTCCCGCTCGACGATGCGGCCCCCTCCGCTCGCTACCGTCCGCTGATCCACTATGTCCTCAATAAGGCATGTCTGTCCCGATAG
- a CDS encoding helix-turn-helix domain-containing protein translates to MAADQRPLNEVVFLTVAEVATVMRVSKMTVYRLVHSGHLPAIRVGRSFRVPEQAVHDYLRESYVGVESA, encoded by the coding sequence ATGGCTGCGGACCAGAGGCCGTTGAACGAGGTTGTGTTTCTGACAGTGGCGGAAGTCGCCACGGTGATGCGAGTGTCGAAGATGACCGTGTACCGCCTGGTGCACAGCGGTCATCTGCCCGCGATCAGGGTGGGACGGTCCTTCCGGGTGCCGGAGCAGGCGGTGCACGACTATCTCCGTGAGTCGTATGTGGGGGTGGAGTCGGCCTGA
- a CDS encoding 30S ribosomal protein bS22, producing MGSVIKKRRKRMAKKKHRKLLKRTRVQRRNKK from the coding sequence GTGGGCTCTGTTATCAAGAAGCGGCGCAAGCGGATGGCGAAGAAGAAGCACCGCAAGCTGCTCAAGCGCACCCGCGTCCAGCGTCGTAACAAGAAGTAA
- a CDS encoding NAD-dependent epimerase/dehydratase family protein, translating into MGNVVLVTGVARQLGGRFVRRIQRDPDVDRVIGVDAVAPEHHLGGAEFLKADIRHPEIARVLAETGVDTVVHMDINGTALSGRGGRASVKETNVIGTMQLLGACQKAPNVQRLVVKSSTSVYGSAPRDPAVFTENTPPKSLPSGGFAKDTVEVEGYVRGFARRRPDVAVCVLRFANILGPCADSPLAEYFALPVLPTVLGYDPRLQFVHEDDAIDVLRIAAAAPRRGTLNSGTFNIAGDGVLLLSQVSRRLGRPTLPLFLPTVTWAGTVLRSLGITDFSPEQIRMLTHGRVVETTQMRETLGFHPRYTTAETFEEFARSRGPGLLPPESLARTVDRLGTLLARRGPSQ; encoded by the coding sequence TTGGGCAACGTCGTGCTCGTCACGGGCGTCGCACGGCAGCTGGGGGGCCGGTTCGTCCGCCGGATCCAGCGCGATCCGGACGTCGACCGGGTGATCGGGGTCGATGCGGTCGCCCCGGAACACCACCTCGGCGGGGCCGAATTCCTCAAGGCCGACATCCGACATCCGGAGATCGCCCGGGTCCTGGCCGAGACCGGGGTCGACACCGTCGTCCACATGGACATCAACGGCACGGCCCTCAGCGGTCGCGGCGGCCGGGCCTCGGTCAAGGAGACCAACGTCATCGGCACCATGCAGCTGCTCGGTGCCTGCCAGAAGGCCCCGAACGTCCAGCGCCTGGTCGTCAAGTCCAGTACCAGCGTCTACGGTTCCGCGCCCCGCGACCCGGCCGTCTTCACCGAGAACACCCCGCCCAAGTCGCTGCCCAGCGGCGGCTTCGCCAAGGACACCGTGGAGGTCGAGGGGTACGTCCGCGGCTTCGCCCGGCGCCGCCCCGACGTGGCGGTCTGCGTCCTGCGGTTCGCCAACATCCTCGGCCCGTGCGCGGACTCGCCGCTCGCCGAGTACTTCGCGCTGCCCGTCCTGCCGACCGTCCTCGGCTACGACCCGCGGCTGCAGTTCGTCCACGAGGACGACGCGATCGACGTGCTGCGGATCGCCGCCGCCGCGCCGCGCCGCGGCACCCTCAACAGCGGCACGTTCAACATCGCCGGCGACGGCGTGCTGCTGCTCTCACAGGTCTCCCGGCGCCTGGGACGCCCCACCCTCCCGCTCTTCCTGCCGACCGTCACCTGGGCCGGCACGGTCCTGCGGTCGCTCGGCATCACCGACTTCTCGCCCGAGCAGATCCGGATGCTCACCCACGGGCGGGTCGTCGAGACCACGCAGATGCGCGAGACACTGGGCTTCCACCCCCGCTACACCACGGCGGAGACCTTCGAGGAATTCGCCCGCAGCCGCGGACCCGGGCTGCTGCCGCCCGAGTCCCTCGCCCGCACCGTCGACCGGCTCGGCACGCTCCTCGCGCGCCGCGGCCCGAGCCAGTGA
- a CDS encoding lysophospholipid acyltransferase family protein: MADAKVIPFGEEPRARRKARRTGRTGRGTALAPVPEARTDPEPPPAARPAGGRTLDERIAGGLAFLRRRITGDYEVDDFGYDQELTDQVLMSLLRPIHDKYFRVEVKGMEHIPAEGGALVVANHSGTLPWDGLMLQVAVHDNHPAQRHLRLLAADLVFVLPGVNELARKAGHTLACAEDAQRLLERGEIVGVMPEGFKGIGKPFADRYKLQRFGRGGFVSTALKAGVPIVPCSIVGAEEIYPMVGNAKTLARVLGLPYFPVTPTFPWLGPLGVVPLPTKWTIQFGEPISTDGYSPEAADDPMLMFNLTDQVRETIQHTLYKLLVQRRSVFF, translated from the coding sequence ATGGCGGACGCCAAGGTCATTCCCTTCGGCGAGGAGCCCCGGGCCCGCCGCAAGGCCCGGCGGACCGGGCGCACCGGCCGGGGCACGGCGCTGGCGCCCGTCCCGGAGGCCCGTACCGATCCGGAGCCGCCGCCCGCCGCGCGGCCGGCCGGCGGGCGGACGCTGGACGAGCGGATCGCCGGCGGGCTGGCCTTCCTGCGCCGGCGGATCACCGGCGACTACGAGGTCGACGACTTCGGCTACGACCAGGAGCTGACCGACCAGGTCCTGATGTCGCTGCTGCGGCCGATCCACGACAAGTACTTCCGGGTCGAGGTGAAGGGGATGGAGCACATCCCCGCCGAGGGCGGCGCGTTGGTCGTCGCCAACCACTCCGGAACGCTGCCGTGGGACGGCCTGATGCTCCAGGTCGCGGTGCACGACAACCACCCGGCACAGCGCCATCTGCGGCTGCTGGCGGCCGACTTGGTGTTCGTCCTGCCGGGGGTCAACGAACTGGCCCGCAAGGCGGGGCACACCCTGGCCTGTGCCGAGGACGCCCAACGGCTGCTGGAGCGCGGGGAGATCGTCGGGGTGATGCCGGAGGGCTTCAAGGGCATCGGGAAGCCGTTCGCGGACCGCTACAAGCTCCAGCGCTTCGGGCGGGGCGGCTTCGTCTCCACGGCGCTGAAGGCCGGGGTGCCGATCGTGCCGTGCTCGATCGTGGGCGCGGAGGAGATCTACCCGATGGTCGGGAACGCCAAGACGCTGGCGCGGGTGCTGGGGCTGCCGTACTTCCCGGTCACGCCGACCTTCCCGTGGCTGGGGCCGCTGGGCGTGGTGCCGCTGCCGACGAAGTGGACGATCCAGTTCGGCGAGCCGATCTCCACGGACGGCTATTCGCCGGAGGCGGCCGACGACCCGATGCTGATGTTCAACCTGACCGACCAGGTCCGGGAGACCATCCAGCACACCCTCTACAAGCTGCTCGTGCAGCGGCGCTCGGTGTTCTTCTGA
- a CDS encoding DUF5667 domain-containing protein — protein MIANVSVHRRANAFAQALEEQELKGAAAEDQVDNPAQVPADARLLAVADGLGELPRPEMAAEVKTVQRAQLVAAMEAAFAEGATSGDARVPEQREPKGAHRPTTSLGRLRPRSRLSKGLAAGGLTVGVAAGAFSGVAAASTDALPGDSLYGLKRGMEDLRLTMTDDDEGRGQLLLDQASTRMLEARRLMDRGRSAHLDHEALAEIRRALAGVRHDAGEGHRLLHAAYERDGSLGPIQALNSFTRSHRDTWSKMRDKLPVQLTDVRDEVSSVFDAIDDEVGPLRSMLPQGPEGRGRHRGTPAGGGTGGDARRPSPSGSEPASDGRGTAQQAPRPSASPSPQQDGLLGGTADGLLNPPHKGGSTPHDGGHGKDGIGRPDVTLPPLLPGLLPDLGIDGDGPAK, from the coding sequence GTGATCGCGAATGTCTCGGTGCACCGGCGGGCCAACGCCTTCGCCCAGGCCCTGGAGGAGCAGGAGCTCAAGGGCGCGGCGGCCGAGGACCAGGTCGACAATCCGGCCCAAGTGCCGGCAGATGCACGGCTGTTGGCGGTCGCCGACGGCCTCGGGGAGCTCCCGAGGCCGGAGATGGCCGCCGAGGTCAAGACTGTCCAACGTGCCCAGCTCGTCGCCGCGATGGAGGCCGCCTTCGCCGAAGGCGCCACGTCCGGCGACGCCAGGGTGCCCGAGCAACGCGAGCCCAAGGGCGCGCACCGTCCCACCACTTCGCTGGGCCGACTCCGCCCGCGCTCCCGCCTCTCCAAGGGGCTGGCGGCCGGCGGCCTGACGGTCGGCGTCGCCGCCGGCGCCTTCAGCGGGGTCGCCGCGGCCAGCACCGACGCCCTCCCCGGTGACTCCCTCTACGGCCTCAAGCGCGGCATGGAGGACCTCCGGCTCACCATGACCGACGACGACGAGGGCCGTGGTCAACTCCTCCTCGACCAGGCATCCACCCGGATGTTGGAGGCCCGTCGCCTGATGGACCGCGGTCGGTCCGCGCACCTCGACCACGAGGCGCTCGCCGAGATCCGCAGGGCGCTGGCCGGCGTCCGCCACGACGCCGGCGAGGGGCACCGCCTGCTGCACGCGGCATACGAGCGGGACGGCTCCCTCGGCCCCATCCAGGCGCTGAACTCGTTCACCAGGTCGCACCGCGACACCTGGTCGAAGATGCGCGACAAGCTCCCGGTGCAGCTCACCGACGTGCGGGACGAGGTGAGTTCGGTCTTCGACGCCATAGACGACGAGGTCGGTCCGCTGCGCTCGATGCTCCCGCAGGGCCCGGAGGGCCGCGGCCGGCACCGCGGCACACCCGCGGGCGGGGGCACCGGTGGCGACGCGCGCCGCCCGTCCCCGTCCGGCAGCGAGCCCGCGTCCGACGGGCGGGGCACCGCGCAGCAGGCCCCGCGCCCCTCGGCCTCGCCGTCCCCGCAGCAGGACGGCCTGCTCGGCGGCACCGCGGACGGTCTGCTCAACCCGCCCCACAAGGGCGGCAGCACGCCGCACGACGGCGGTCACGGCAAGGACGGCATCGGCCGCCCCGACGTCACCCTCCCGCCGCTGCTGCCCGGGCTCCTGCCCGACCTGGGCATCGACGGCGACGGCCCGGCCAAGTAG
- a CDS encoding ECF subfamily RNA polymerase sigma factor, BldN family encodes MYPHVGVDASGLATLRTTLVDHLRSFVPTAYAVPAFATAVPTGPCYALADGSATVGKAATVGRSRRAGTATARRPADSDSRRMMDLVERAQAGEADAFGRLYDQYADTVYRYIYYRVGGRATAEDLTSETFLRALRRIGTFTWQGRDFGAWLVTIARNLVADHFKSSRFRLEVTTGEMLDANEVERSPEDSVLESLSNAALLEAVRKLNPQQQECVTLRFLQGLSVAETARVMGKNEGAIKTLQYRAVRTLARLLPEDAR; translated from the coding sequence GTGTACCCACACGTCGGGGTTGACGCCTCGGGCCTGGCTACGCTGCGTACGACGCTCGTCGACCACCTGCGCAGTTTTGTCCCCACCGCGTACGCCGTCCCCGCATTCGCCACAGCCGTGCCCACCGGCCCCTGCTACGCGCTGGCCGACGGGAGCGCTACGGTCGGCAAGGCCGCCACCGTCGGCAGGAGCCGCCGCGCCGGCACCGCCACCGCGCGACGCCCCGCGGACAGCGACAGCCGTCGCATGATGGACCTCGTCGAACGCGCCCAGGCCGGCGAGGCCGACGCCTTCGGCCGGCTCTACGACCAGTACGCCGACACGGTGTACCGCTACATCTACTACCGCGTGGGCGGCCGCGCCACGGCCGAGGACCTCACCAGTGAGACCTTCCTCCGCGCCCTGCGTCGCATCGGCACCTTCACCTGGCAGGGCCGTGACTTCGGCGCCTGGCTGGTGACCATCGCCCGCAACCTCGTCGCCGACCACTTCAAGTCCTCCCGCTTCCGCCTGGAAGTCACCACCGGAGAGATGCTCGACGCCAACGAGGTCGAGCGCAGCCCCGAGGACTCGGTCCTCGAATCCCTCTCCAACGCCGCCCTGTTGGAGGCGGTCCGCAAGCTCAACCCCCAACAGCAGGAATGCGTTACCCTGCGGTTCCTCCAGGGCCTCTCGGTCGCCGAGACCGCCCGCGTCATGGGCAAGAACGAGGGCGCCATCAAGACCCTCCAGTACCGGGCCGTCCGCACCCTGGCACGGCTCCTCCCCGAAGACGCCCGCTGA